Proteins encoded in a region of the Cupriavidus pauculus genome:
- a CDS encoding C80 family cysteine peptidase encodes MNHVYRIVWSIAAAAWTVAPETARAQSGHSVSVAAASGHTRAHSAANGATVVDIDAPNAAGLSHNRYDAFNIDANGLVLNNTVASRGPQVSQLAGQVAANANLTEAASLILNEVVTNNRSTLAGAAEVLGARADVIVANPYGVTCSGCSFVNTDSVTLTTGVPYLNPDRSLGGFEVTQGDIRVERAGLDATDSRALELLARAVRFDGVVRARDLAIVTGAMRNERANRAVAHPLAGNGDAPKLAIDSTLFGGMYADRIRIVATEAGTGVRMRGQAAARADDLHIEAARGIQVFGRVTARRELRLQAGETLANTGRLEAGRMLAVRARELLNQGDLEGGATIDIEAAVVRNESAGATQRVWVRGAEVREAHGQAYDDGGSGGNRDFFQDYRATWTETRMFAPGVQPRVATMHAGDTLNMAFQRGHNLGGKLSAGNAVLLRGLHADGSAVFHNEGIAEETQRHTSLSTQTRKIIGPLFGIEKYGWTHCRDGGAAYDPGCRYNGAQAAYLSEFRPAMQATVQADTVRAARLRLINDGAQSGAATIAGRDLQLDVGALVNDGGRIAGDQALIVASVGSIANRSGVLAGRRVALFSRQGDIVNRTLVMGNGTPQLYLSQRGPIGTIEAGEALSLDAGGHIVNLGGAMRAAGAIDLGARRGVLFDAVVTMQADSTPTMQPKLGAGVTWTTGGEAAITQHVGSLVAGRDLRVRTDGSALFSASAVKAGGTLFVRASDAIGVVSQQNQIRTWDDVDTGGLGVNGSLYGTEKTTRGSVARRNVGATLEAGGALDLEAGRDVYLRGSTVVGAGAGSIVAANILVLAGGESLESSASVDKSGILQVYRNRPVVRAGGTSASAEGAMGFKFYGRDTQRDTIKESAAIGSTLRTGENLRAHATGDIRLEGGAVEAGGDLDARAAKVVIEAARDAVSIGTATESMGIGWMVSTSAAASATGAASVGGRRKGDDDNWATLRGNASATLDIGYDVAQHDARTRDVDVTSFRSAAMGAAGDVVASAAKTLTVRASLLAAGRDLRLAGWDLESVVAENLKTERTSGRSAALGAYLTLNAGAQAGIGAQASGAQSGGLPSMWANGEGGARTSLMLDDGQSGSTHALASRLVAGRDLARHAGGTLRDVGASIEAGRNLTQEAATIVGEAAADTVHRSDQRSRDTLRVGVYGSASAGVPTSSATGQGASTMTRGMGFGAGGTVGYRKEGFDERESGRTQIAGRIKAGGNVSSRSTGATRLEGTSIAAGGDVRIDAATLDYAAAREVSAVTGSDLNGGGDLKVDVVNPGVSGNGDYQGNQLNRRASIATGGHVGAGGSVFVQATGEARLEGTRIDAGQHIRIAAGGDLKLDAARTERRGKTQSLAANGSLGAGTSWMAASASANVGKTVREEDDVAPVRIASKQGDIDLQAGNDATLVATRLASEGTVTVRAGRDLVLGAATIRSLYQSDRTGGGLGISTVGGSPGFSSDGAFVGSREKFREREIGTEVDAGVQVSLVAGRDLTLAGLTARAPDTRKTYGGTLTETALKKDVARNKNLDIVAPPMVMPAGGGRRPAAPSPGMKRLTLDLEGGTARAPLEPSPARQLLARPRAATVRDGVFGPDSYIAYTRGEPIVTIETHGAPFNSGNRANAKGVAKAVDRVVTEAGGSLDQVRRIDLKTCYGGCGGPFSQAQALANATGKTVFSTPGPYTIGVSYNDMKPYQPYGNPVASALSQTGNAILFPISKVLHGSPTSSTSSTPSTSSTPSTGNTLPLPGRIGAWQERRALIRDAARDVPEARRSSERAATQADAAQRMWDDFRGRGVRPNAMDGAQIGQYQLSSRPFNDPYIRRPGDTADPPIRWDNANTLRGTLGKLPSHEGITYRGDHLPANIWGKTVRKGDVVVSRPFTSTSMSPHVAHEFSSSPYASENPTMYVIRGRSGKNIAGLNATMNESEVLYRPGTRFDVLGHKKIDARTYVMLREHEKTEASRKKPVKDMYTGQTVPRRVYAERVVVQAGDDAATAYAAKALASKHPGTRLVQADGLGATDGSGPSRAPGGDVKVSVVGHGSGGKDAKLGGRSATEVAGLVAQAAGTAGTVRKVSLVGCDTDCMVGDVTDKLVRRGIQAEVTGQSGTIKVLPTGSKAVASVMDTYALGPFGYPWAPSLFERWQAARDRKNTFRALTRDVPEAQRREEKAATQAETATLMRDRHRTENVRLTDPDERLIDQYVGSSAPFNRGYYDRPDGGAGPIVKWDKPNGLRGALGKLPDHTDVTYRGVHAPSDIWGTKVNRGDVVMSRTFTSSSASPHVAKHFASNMGVTPGVKGYPTVFHIRGRSGRNIAGMGLNDEAEVVFLPNTRFDVLGHKQADTRTYVLLREHEKTEASRHRLVKDIFTGEPVPKRVYADRVVVQAGDDPVTARAAQALARKHPGTRLLQVGAEGVADDTGASRPAGDVKVAVVGHGGSGTVPTLGGRTAAEVADLVAQAAGTRGNVTKVALVGCGSSCMLGDVTAELGSRGIQAEMTGQSRPVKVLANGTKARADIADAAALGKPGESWASSGWKSSTQNAQDHWQKHKHEFPQYNRWFEYAAGAQQFTSNPPAGTQTKSDASGNSLYYNPNSNVFAATNSRGQNTTMFKPLGNRGEYWAKQ; translated from the coding sequence ATGAACCACGTCTATCGCATCGTATGGAGCATTGCCGCCGCGGCCTGGACCGTGGCGCCCGAGACCGCGCGCGCGCAGTCGGGCCATTCCGTTTCCGTTGCCGCCGCCAGCGGCCACACCCGCGCGCACAGCGCCGCCAATGGTGCGACCGTCGTCGATATCGACGCCCCAAATGCCGCGGGGCTTTCCCATAATCGTTACGACGCGTTCAACATCGACGCGAACGGACTCGTGCTGAACAACACGGTGGCGTCGCGCGGCCCGCAAGTGTCGCAGCTGGCCGGGCAGGTCGCCGCCAATGCAAATCTGACCGAGGCCGCGAGCCTTATCCTCAACGAGGTCGTGACCAACAACCGCAGCACGCTCGCCGGTGCCGCCGAGGTGCTGGGCGCGCGCGCCGACGTGATCGTCGCCAATCCCTATGGCGTGACGTGTTCGGGCTGCAGCTTCGTCAACACGGACAGCGTCACGCTGACGACGGGCGTGCCCTACCTGAACCCCGATCGGTCGCTCGGCGGGTTCGAGGTGACGCAGGGCGATATCCGCGTGGAGCGCGCCGGTCTCGACGCCACCGACTCCCGCGCGCTCGAACTGCTTGCGCGCGCGGTGCGGTTCGACGGTGTCGTGCGCGCGCGTGATCTGGCAATCGTCACGGGGGCCATGCGAAACGAACGCGCGAACCGCGCGGTCGCGCATCCACTGGCAGGCAATGGCGACGCGCCGAAGCTCGCCATCGACAGCACCCTGTTTGGCGGCATGTATGCCGACCGCATCCGGATCGTTGCCACCGAGGCGGGCACGGGCGTACGCATGCGCGGGCAGGCTGCGGCCCGCGCCGACGATCTGCACATCGAGGCCGCCAGGGGCATCCAGGTCTTCGGGCGCGTCACCGCGCGACGCGAGTTGCGGTTGCAGGCGGGTGAAACACTGGCCAACACGGGGCGTCTCGAAGCCGGCCGCATGCTGGCCGTGCGCGCGCGCGAGCTGCTCAATCAGGGCGATCTCGAAGGTGGCGCAACGATCGATATCGAAGCCGCGGTGGTGCGCAATGAATCCGCAGGCGCCACGCAGCGGGTCTGGGTCAGGGGCGCCGAGGTCAGGGAGGCGCATGGCCAGGCCTACGACGATGGCGGCAGCGGCGGCAACCGGGATTTCTTTCAGGACTATCGCGCGACATGGACGGAGACCCGGATGTTCGCGCCCGGCGTACAACCGCGCGTGGCTACGATGCACGCCGGCGATACGCTGAACATGGCGTTCCAGCGCGGCCACAATCTGGGCGGCAAGCTCAGCGCCGGCAACGCCGTGCTCCTGCGTGGGTTGCACGCCGACGGCAGCGCCGTGTTCCACAACGAGGGGATTGCCGAAGAGACGCAGCGCCACACCTCGCTTTCCACGCAGACGCGCAAGATCATCGGGCCGCTGTTCGGCATTGAAAAATACGGGTGGACCCATTGCCGCGACGGCGGCGCGGCATACGATCCCGGTTGCCGTTACAACGGCGCGCAGGCCGCCTATCTGTCCGAGTTTCGTCCCGCGATGCAGGCGACCGTTCAGGCCGATACCGTGCGCGCGGCACGCTTGCGCCTGATCAACGACGGCGCGCAGTCGGGCGCCGCCACGATCGCGGGGCGTGACCTCCAGCTGGATGTGGGCGCGCTTGTCAACGACGGCGGCCGCATCGCGGGCGATCAGGCGCTGATCGTTGCCAGCGTCGGCAGTATTGCGAACCGGTCGGGCGTGCTCGCGGGCCGTCGCGTCGCGCTGTTTTCGCGGCAGGGCGATATCGTCAACCGCACGCTGGTCATGGGTAACGGGACGCCCCAGCTCTACCTCTCGCAGCGTGGGCCGATCGGCACGATCGAGGCCGGCGAGGCGCTCTCGCTGGACGCGGGCGGGCATATCGTCAATCTCGGCGGGGCGATGCGTGCCGCGGGGGCCATCGACCTCGGCGCGCGCCGTGGCGTGCTGTTCGACGCGGTGGTCACGATGCAGGCGGATTCGACCCCGACCATGCAACCGAAGCTCGGTGCGGGGGTCACCTGGACGACGGGCGGGGAGGCCGCCATCACGCAGCACGTGGGCAGTCTGGTGGCCGGGCGCGACCTCCGTGTGCGCACCGATGGCTCGGCGTTGTTCAGCGCGTCGGCGGTCAAGGCGGGCGGCACGCTGTTCGTGCGTGCGTCGGATGCGATTGGCGTGGTATCGCAGCAGAATCAGATTCGTACGTGGGATGACGTCGATACCGGTGGGCTCGGTGTCAACGGTTCGCTCTACGGCACCGAGAAGACGACCCGCGGAAGTGTCGCGCGCCGCAACGTTGGCGCCACGCTCGAGGCGGGCGGCGCGCTCGATCTCGAAGCCGGGCGCGATGTGTACCTGCGCGGCTCGACGGTCGTGGGCGCGGGTGCGGGGTCGATCGTCGCCGCCAACATCCTCGTACTCGCCGGCGGCGAAAGCCTCGAGTCGTCGGCCTCGGTCGACAAGAGCGGCATCCTGCAGGTGTATCGCAATCGACCCGTGGTCCGCGCCGGTGGCACCAGCGCGAGCGCGGAGGGGGCGATGGGGTTCAAGTTCTACGGCCGGGACACGCAGCGCGACACGATAAAGGAGTCGGCCGCCATCGGATCGACGCTGCGTACCGGCGAGAATCTGCGCGCGCATGCCACGGGCGACATCCGGCTCGAAGGTGGCGCGGTGGAAGCGGGTGGCGACCTCGATGCGCGCGCGGCCAAGGTCGTTATCGAAGCGGCACGCGACGCGGTCAGCATCGGGACGGCGACGGAGAGCATGGGCATCGGGTGGATGGTGTCGACGTCCGCCGCGGCGTCCGCCACGGGGGCCGCTAGCGTCGGGGGTCGCAGGAAGGGCGATGACGACAACTGGGCGACGCTGCGTGGCAACGCGTCGGCGACGCTCGACATCGGGTACGACGTCGCGCAACACGATGCGCGCACGCGCGACGTCGATGTCACGTCATTCCGGTCTGCTGCCATGGGTGCCGCGGGCGATGTCGTGGCGAGCGCCGCGAAGACCTTGACGGTGCGGGCCTCCCTGCTCGCGGCGGGACGCGATCTGCGGCTGGCCGGATGGGATCTCGAGAGCGTCGTCGCCGAGAACCTGAAAACCGAACGGACCTCGGGCAGATCGGCGGCGCTCGGTGCTTACCTCACGCTCAACGCGGGCGCGCAGGCAGGGATCGGGGCGCAGGCCAGCGGCGCGCAGTCGGGCGGCCTGCCCTCGATGTGGGCGAATGGCGAAGGCGGTGCGAGGACTTCGCTCATGCTTGACGATGGGCAATCCGGCAGCACCCACGCGCTCGCGTCGCGCCTGGTGGCGGGACGCGATCTTGCGCGCCATGCCGGCGGCACGCTGCGCGATGTCGGCGCCAGCATCGAAGCCGGGCGCAACCTGACGCAAGAGGCGGCGACGATCGTCGGCGAGGCGGCCGCCGATACCGTGCATCGCTCGGACCAGCGCAGCCGGGACACGTTGCGCGTGGGCGTGTACGGTTCAGCGTCGGCGGGCGTGCCAACGTCCTCGGCCACCGGGCAGGGCGCCAGCACGATGACGCGCGGGATGGGCTTCGGGGCCGGAGGCACGGTGGGCTATCGCAAGGAAGGGTTCGACGAGCGAGAGTCGGGCCGCACGCAGATCGCGGGCCGGATCAAGGCGGGTGGCAATGTGTCGAGCCGCAGCACAGGCGCCACGCGGCTGGAGGGGACATCGATCGCGGCGGGCGGCGACGTCCGTATCGATGCCGCGACGCTCGACTATGCCGCCGCGCGCGAGGTGTCGGCCGTGACGGGCAGCGACCTCAATGGGGGGGGCGACCTCAAGGTCGATGTCGTGAATCCGGGCGTGAGCGGCAACGGCGACTATCAGGGCAACCAGTTGAATCGCCGTGCATCCATCGCGACTGGCGGGCATGTCGGCGCCGGAGGCAGCGTATTCGTGCAGGCGACCGGCGAGGCACGGCTGGAAGGTACGCGGATCGACGCGGGGCAGCACATCCGTATTGCGGCGGGGGGCGATCTGAAGCTCGATGCGGCCCGGACCGAACGCCGCGGCAAGACGCAAAGCCTGGCCGCGAACGGCTCGCTCGGCGCCGGTACGAGCTGGATGGCGGCGAGCGCGAGCGCCAACGTGGGCAAGACCGTGCGCGAGGAGGACGATGTCGCGCCGGTGCGCATCGCGTCGAAACAGGGAGACATCGACCTGCAGGCCGGCAACGACGCCACGCTCGTGGCGACGCGGCTAGCCAGCGAAGGAACGGTGACCGTGCGGGCCGGGCGCGACCTCGTACTCGGGGCCGCGACGATCCGCTCGCTGTACCAGTCGGATCGGACCGGGGGCGGCCTGGGGATCAGCACCGTCGGCGGGTCGCCAGGCTTCAGTTCCGATGGGGCGTTCGTCGGCTCTCGAGAGAAATTCCGCGAGCGCGAGATCGGTACGGAAGTCGATGCGGGTGTGCAGGTCAGTCTGGTGGCGGGGCGCGACCTGACGCTCGCCGGGCTCACGGCACGCGCGCCCGACACCCGGAAGACGTACGGCGGCACGCTCACGGAAACGGCCCTGAAGAAAGATGTCGCACGCAACAAGAATCTCGATATCGTGGCGCCGCCGATGGTGATGCCCGCGGGTGGAGGGCGCCGGCCGGCTGCGCCTTCGCCGGGCATGAAGCGCCTGACGCTGGATCTGGAGGGAGGCACGGCGCGCGCGCCGCTCGAGCCGAGCCCTGCCCGCCAGCTGCTTGCACGGCCCAGGGCCGCGACGGTGCGTGACGGCGTGTTCGGCCCCGATAGTTATATCGCCTATACGCGCGGGGAGCCGATCGTGACGATCGAAACGCATGGCGCGCCGTTCAATAGCGGCAATCGCGCCAATGCAAAGGGGGTGGCCAAGGCCGTCGATCGCGTCGTGACCGAGGCAGGAGGGAGCCTCGATCAGGTCCGGCGCATCGATCTGAAGACCTGCTATGGCGGTTGCGGCGGTCCGTTCTCGCAGGCACAGGCGCTGGCCAACGCGACCGGGAAAACCGTATTCTCGACGCCCGGCCCCTACACGATCGGCGTGTCGTACAACGACATGAAGCCGTACCAGCCGTATGGCAATCCGGTGGCGTCCGCGTTGTCGCAAACAGGCAATGCGATATTGTTTCCGATCTCGAAGGTCCTCCACGGGTCGCCCACGTCGTCCACGTCGTCGACGCCATCGACGTCATCAACGCCATCGACCGGCAACACATTGCCGTTGCCCGGGCGCATTGGCGCATGGCAGGAGCGCCGCGCGCTCATCCGGGATGCCGCGCGGGACGTGCCCGAAGCCCGGCGCAGCAGCGAAAGAGCGGCAACCCAGGCAGACGCCGCCCAGCGCATGTGGGACGATTTCCGGGGCCGCGGCGTGCGTCCCAACGCCATGGATGGCGCGCAGATCGGCCAGTACCAGCTGAGCTCCCGGCCGTTCAACGATCCGTATATCCGGCGCCCCGGGGATACCGCCGATCCGCCGATCCGCTGGGACAACGCCAATACGCTGCGAGGCACGCTCGGCAAGCTTCCCAGCCATGAGGGCATCACCTACCGCGGCGATCATCTGCCGGCGAACATCTGGGGCAAGACAGTCAGGAAGGGTGACGTCGTGGTGAGCCGGCCGTTCACGTCGACGTCGATGTCGCCGCACGTTGCGCACGAATTCTCGAGCTCGCCTTACGCAAGCGAAAACCCCACGATGTATGTCATTCGTGGCCGCAGTGGCAAGAATATCGCCGGACTCAACGCGACGATGAACGAATCGGAAGTCCTGTACCGGCCCGGCACGCGCTTCGATGTGCTGGGGCACAAGAAGATCGACGCTCGCACGTACGTGATGTTGCGGGAGCACGAGAAAACGGAAGCGTCGCGCAAGAAGCCGGTCAAGGATATGTACACGGGCCAGACGGTGCCCAGGCGGGTCTATGCCGAGCGCGTCGTGGTCCAGGCCGGTGACGATGCGGCAACCGCATACGCCGCGAAGGCGCTTGCCAGCAAGCATCCGGGCACACGGCTCGTACAGGCGGACGGGCTGGGTGCCACGGACGGCAGCGGGCCGTCGCGCGCGCCCGGCGGCGACGTCAAGGTATCCGTCGTCGGGCACGGCAGCGGAGGCAAGGACGCGAAGCTGGGCGGGCGGTCGGCGACGGAGGTGGCCGGGCTCGTCGCGCAGGCGGCCGGAACGGCGGGCACGGTCAGGAAGGTCTCGCTGGTGGGCTGCGATACCGACTGCATGGTGGGCGACGTCACGGACAAACTGGTCAGACGGGGCATCCAGGCGGAAGTGACGGGTCAGAGCGGGACCATCAAGGTGCTCCCCACCGGAAGCAAGGCAGTGGCCTCGGTCATGGATACCTACGCGCTCGGGCCGTTCGGCTATCCGTGGGCGCCTTCCCTCTTCGAACGCTGGCAGGCAGCGCGGGACCGCAAGAATACCTTCAGGGCGCTGACGCGCGATGTGCCGGAGGCGCAGCGAAGGGAGGAGAAGGCGGCAACGCAGGCGGAGACGGCCACGCTGATGAGAGACCGGCATCGGACAGAGAACGTGCGTCTGACGGACCCGGACGAGAGGCTCATCGACCAGTACGTGGGGAGTTCCGCCCCCTTCAACAGGGGCTACTACGATCGGCCGGATGGCGGGGCCGGGCCGATCGTCAAGTGGGACAAGCCCAACGGATTGCGGGGTGCGCTCGGCAAGCTTCCGGACCATACGGATGTCACCTATCGCGGTGTCCACGCGCCGTCCGATATCTGGGGCACCAAGGTCAACCGCGGCGATGTCGTGATGAGCCGGACGTTCACCTCGAGCTCGGCGTCGCCGCATGTGGCCAAACATTTCGCGAGCAACATGGGGGTCACCCCGGGCGTCAAGGGGTACCCCACGGTGTTCCATATCCGCGGTCGCAGCGGCAGGAACATCGCGGGAATGGGCCTCAACGACGAGGCGGAGGTCGTGTTCCTGCCCAACACGCGGTTCGACGTGCTGGGGCACAAGCAGGCGGATACGCGGACCTACGTGCTGTTGCGGGAGCATGAGAAAACGGAAGCGTCGCGCCATCGGCTGGTCAAGGACATCTTCACGGGCGAGCCGGTGCCAAAGCGCGTCTATGCCGATCGGGTCGTGGTGCAGGCAGGCGACGACCCCGTGACCGCGAGGGCCGCGCAGGCCCTGGCCCGCAAGCACCCCGGCACGCGGCTGCTGCAGGTTGGCGCGGAGGGCGTGGCAGACGATACGGGCGCGTCGCGGCCGGCCGGCGACGTCAAGGTTGCCGTCGTGGGGCATGGCGGCAGCGGGACCGTACCGACGCTGGGCGGCAGGACCGCGGCGGAGGTTGCCGACCTCGTCGCGCAGGCGGCGGGGACGCGGGGCAACGTCACGAAAGTCGCGCTGGTGGGATGCGGATCGAGCTGCATGCTCGGCGACGTCACGGCGGAACTGGGCAGTCGCGGCATCCAGGCAGAGATGACGGGGCAGAGCCGGCCGGTGAAGGTGCTGGCGAACGGCACGAAGGCGAGGGCCGATATCGCGGATGCCGCCGCACTGGGCAAGCCCGGGGAGTCGTGGGCGTCCTCGGGCTGGAAGTCGTCAACGCAGAACGCCCAGGATCACTGGCAGAAGCACAAGCACGAGTTTCCCCAGTACAACCGTTGGTTCGAGTACGCGGCGGGCGCGCAGCAATTCACGTCGAATCCGCCCGCGGGGACGCAGACCAAGTCGGACGCATCGGGCAACAGTCTTTACTACAACCCGAACTCGAACGTGTTCGCGGCCACCAATTCGCGGGGCCAGAACACGACGATGTTCAAGCCGCTGGGTAACAGGGGGGAGTACTGGGCGAAGCAGTAG
- a CDS encoding ShlB/FhaC/HecB family hemolysin secretion/activation protein, whose protein sequence is MPHARFLRWIPTCALLCALPPCAASGPGERALSRHGQVLEQQQREQLQEMQRRALGEAPPPGGAGEVLLPPADGRHIDGDCRPADTIALHGDTSLVPAAVSARITERYAGRCLGAAELETLLASITQSFLDRGLITTRAYLRDDRRGPDPEPDGRVLDIDIVAGTIERYDAEGAIWPGGVFTAKPGDVLNLRDLEQGLEQINRLRSHRARLELRPGTAPGQTVVVVKDEASLPVSLLTAYDNLGTTATGRNAVSAVATFEGLLGANEQISVTRRQSIFPFGGAHRSAATGLRAQLPLGYRTFALDVSRTDYVNTLALPRGARLAVSGATNTYGVGVDHVVLRDQRTRVTVSARLAVQSSRTWADDILLRVASRNLSYAEVGADVTRRIGSGVLGGRVGIAHGLSLFGTRRDPAGLSRELPHAQFTKLTYELGYSDRTGVLPVPGAPLTVSARLTGQLARSSLFGSQQFVIGGPGTVRGFLDHSLSGDSGLLLRTEAGLPWRVQTIPGGPLVGRAYVGFDWGRVGSIARGVPGGALSGVALGVVATWRGMSVDAQLSRAVSAPSPRMREGLLFGMRLTFDL, encoded by the coding sequence GTGCCTCATGCCCGCTTCCTGCGATGGATCCCGACCTGCGCGCTCCTGTGCGCGCTCCCGCCATGCGCGGCATCCGGGCCGGGCGAGCGCGCGCTGTCGCGGCACGGCCAGGTACTGGAGCAACAGCAGCGCGAACAGCTGCAGGAGATGCAGCGGCGCGCGCTGGGCGAGGCGCCGCCGCCCGGCGGCGCCGGCGAGGTTCTGCTGCCGCCAGCCGACGGCCGCCACATCGACGGCGATTGCAGACCTGCCGATACGATCGCCCTGCACGGCGACACGTCCCTCGTGCCGGCGGCCGTATCGGCGCGCATCACGGAACGATATGCCGGCCGCTGCCTCGGTGCCGCGGAACTGGAAACCCTGCTGGCATCGATCACGCAATCGTTTCTCGATCGCGGCCTGATCACGACGCGTGCCTATCTACGCGACGATCGGCGCGGCCCGGACCCGGAACCAGATGGGCGCGTGCTCGATATCGATATCGTCGCCGGGACCATCGAGCGCTACGACGCGGAGGGCGCGATCTGGCCCGGCGGCGTATTTACGGCAAAGCCCGGAGACGTGCTGAACCTGCGCGATCTGGAGCAGGGACTCGAGCAGATCAATCGCCTGCGCTCGCATCGCGCGCGACTGGAACTGCGGCCCGGAACCGCGCCGGGACAGACGGTCGTGGTCGTGAAGGACGAGGCCAGCTTGCCCGTGAGCCTCCTGACCGCGTACGACAACCTGGGCACGACCGCGACAGGCCGCAACGCGGTATCCGCCGTCGCCACGTTCGAGGGCTTGCTCGGCGCGAACGAGCAGATCTCGGTCACGCGCCGCCAGTCGATCTTTCCATTCGGCGGCGCGCATCGATCGGCGGCCACGGGGCTGCGCGCGCAACTCCCGCTCGGCTATCGCACTTTCGCGCTCGATGTCAGCCGGACCGATTACGTCAATACGCTCGCGCTGCCACGCGGCGCGCGGCTGGCGGTCAGCGGCGCCACGAACACCTATGGCGTCGGGGTCGATCACGTCGTCCTTCGCGACCAGCGCACCCGGGTGACCGTGTCCGCGCGGCTCGCGGTGCAATCGAGCCGGACCTGGGCGGACGACATCCTGCTTCGCGTGGCCAGTCGCAATCTGTCGTACGCGGAAGTGGGCGCCGACGTGACACGGCGCATCGGCAGCGGCGTGCTCGGCGGCCGCGTCGGCATCGCGCATGGCCTGTCCTTGTTCGGCACGCGGCGCGATCCGGCAGGGCTTTCGCGTGAATTGCCGCATGCGCAGTTCACGAAGCTGACCTACGAGCTTGGCTACAGCGATCGCACAGGCGTCCTGCCGGTGCCCGGCGCACCGCTAACCGTGTCCGCGCGGCTGACGGGCCAGCTTGCCCGCAGCAGCCTCTTCGGCTCCCAGCAGTTCGTCATTGGCGGCCCGGGCACCGTGCGCGGGTTTCTCGATCACTCGCTCAGCGGCGACAGCGGCCTGTTGCTCCGGACCGAAGCCGGCCTCCCGTGGCGCGTGCAAACCATTCCGGGCGGCCCACTCGTCGGGCGTGCCTATGTCGGCTTCGACTGGGGTCGCGTTGGCAGCATCGCGCGCGGCGTGCCGGGCGGAGCGCTCTCCGGTGTCGCGCTCGGTGTCGTCGCCACGTGGCGGGGCATGAGCGTCGATGCCCAACTCTCGCGCGCGGTGAGCGCGCCGAGCCCGCGCATGCGTGAAGGCCTGCTCTTCGGGATGCGCCTGACCTTCGATCTCTGA